A genomic stretch from Natronomonas gomsonensis includes:
- a CDS encoding winged helix-turn-helix domain-containing protein, producing MANESAETSGGVADAESAFMTLSHDLRLEILLALWDAPGFSLSFSELRSAVGERDSGKFTYHLSELQGHFVAQTDDGYELQYPGHRVLDAIQSGVFHEQAAVNPVELDADCRDCTASLTFEYGTDFIGRVHCPDCGNRALEWPFDPGGTADRDPEEIVNAFDRRTRLIWSCALDGVCPFCAGRIDREFASNVDDHGICIGVLEELDRYDEYFARDHPAVVSVDCERCSFYSFIPVGVVLLSRPSITGRLHEAGIDIRRTPLWDLGFVVDADAIGLRMADSMAIEVTIQDGDEQLVCVVDESFNVSVERELNT from the coding sequence ATGGCCAACGAATCCGCCGAAACGAGCGGTGGGGTCGCCGACGCCGAGTCGGCGTTCATGACGCTGAGCCACGACCTCCGGCTGGAGATTCTGCTCGCGCTGTGGGACGCGCCCGGGTTCTCACTGTCGTTCTCCGAGCTTCGCTCGGCAGTCGGCGAACGTGACTCCGGGAAATTCACGTATCACCTTTCGGAGCTTCAGGGCCACTTCGTCGCCCAGACGGACGACGGCTACGAACTCCAGTATCCCGGACACCGCGTTCTCGACGCGATTCAAAGCGGCGTCTTCCACGAACAGGCCGCCGTCAACCCCGTCGAACTCGACGCCGACTGCCGTGACTGTACTGCCTCGTTGACCTTCGAATACGGCACCGACTTCATCGGCCGTGTCCACTGTCCGGACTGCGGGAACCGCGCTCTGGAGTGGCCGTTCGACCCCGGTGGAACGGCTGACAGAGACCCCGAGGAGATCGTGAACGCCTTCGACCGACGGACGCGACTTATCTGGTCGTGTGCGCTCGATGGGGTCTGTCCGTTCTGTGCCGGTCGAATCGACCGCGAGTTCGCCAGCAACGTCGACGACCACGGAATCTGTATCGGCGTCCTCGAAGAACTGGACCGCTACGACGAGTACTTCGCTCGCGACCACCCAGCGGTCGTCTCGGTCGACTGCGAACGGTGCAGTTTCTACAGTTTCATCCCGGTCGGGGTCGTGCTCCTGTCGCGCCCCTCGATTACGGGACGACTCCACGAGGCGGGAATCGACATTCGACGGACACCCCTGTGGGACCTCGGCTTCGTCGTCGACGCCGATGCGATCGGTCTTCGAATGGCAGACTCGATGGCCATCGAGGTCACGATACAGGACGGGGACGAGCAGCTGGTTTGTGTCGTCGACGAGTCGTTCAACGTTTCTGTCGAGCGCGAATTAAACACATAA
- a CDS encoding MFS transporter produces MPATENSSASESAVGVPWRSPALLAILAATLMTPMDVPMISPVLPEVQSVFGVSESRAGLLITLYALPGIVLAPVIGALADRVGRRYVLSGCLVVFGLAGFAVWFTDDFSVALGLRVVQGFAAGSVLSALAMTVVGDRYTGRQHDAVMGVTSAMLSLGTAAYPVIGGYLATRVWNAPFLMYALTLPVAGLVLWTLDERRTESGSSDRGYLREALQTIPAQRAFALYGVMFLSFSLLFGGLYTALPFYLTGRFGVTATTVGLVTSAVLLVTAVVSTQNWRVTTRLSTAKHLAVGFLLYAVGFLIVGLTDSQTALVGGLLVFGVGSGLVTPTLFGGISSLAPTHVRGGVMSLQTTTIGISQAVGPIAFTLLSGKIGYQRTLLGAGLGAAVVAGVLFVAR; encoded by the coding sequence ATGCCGGCGACTGAAAACTCGAGTGCCTCGGAGAGTGCAGTCGGCGTTCCGTGGCGGTCGCCGGCGTTACTCGCGATTCTTGCAGCCACGCTGATGACGCCGATGGACGTCCCGATGATTAGTCCAGTTCTTCCCGAGGTCCAATCCGTATTCGGCGTCTCGGAGTCCCGTGCTGGCCTGCTCATCACGCTGTATGCGCTCCCTGGTATCGTACTGGCGCCGGTTATCGGAGCGCTTGCCGACCGCGTCGGCCGGCGATACGTCCTCTCCGGCTGTCTCGTGGTGTTCGGCCTCGCCGGGTTCGCTGTCTGGTTCACCGACGACTTCTCGGTGGCGCTCGGTCTGCGTGTCGTCCAGGGATTCGCCGCCGGGAGCGTTCTCTCCGCTCTTGCGATGACCGTCGTCGGTGACCGATACACCGGCCGCCAACACGACGCCGTTATGGGCGTGACATCCGCGATGCTCTCGCTCGGGACTGCCGCCTACCCCGTCATTGGCGGATACCTCGCGACCCGCGTGTGGAACGCGCCGTTCCTCATGTACGCGCTTACACTCCCAGTCGCGGGTCTTGTCCTGTGGACACTGGACGAACGGAGGACCGAATCGGGTTCAAGCGACAGGGGATACCTCAGGGAAGCGTTGCAGACGATTCCGGCGCAGCGTGCTTTCGCGCTGTATGGAGTGATGTTCCTGTCGTTTAGCCTCCTGTTTGGAGGACTGTACACGGCGCTTCCGTTCTATCTCACCGGGAGGTTCGGGGTTACCGCGACGACGGTGGGACTGGTCACGAGCGCCGTCCTGTTGGTGACGGCGGTCGTTTCGACGCAGAACTGGCGGGTGACCACCCGGCTGTCGACGGCGAAACACCTCGCTGTCGGGTTCCTGTTGTATGCAGTCGGGTTTCTCATCGTCGGCCTCACCGACAGTCAAACGGCCCTCGTCGGAGGACTTCTCGTCTTCGGCGTCGGCAGTGGACTCGTCACACCGACGTTGTTCGGCGGAATCAGTTCCCTCGCCCCGACTCACGTCCGCGGGGGCGTGATGAGTCTCCAGACGACGACAATCGGCATCAGCCAAGCCGTGGGACCCATCGCGTTCACCCTACTGAGCGGTAAAATCGGCTACCAGCGTACACTCCTCGGTGCGGGACTCGGTGCCGCAGTCGTAGCAGGAGTCCTCTTTGTCGCTAGATAA
- a CDS encoding DoxX family protein produces MALPAAVSDVAFLLGRALFALVVGYLAVGNLLDLESSVGYAKSKGAPLASVTVPLGSLGLVVGALSVLFGVYPTLGVLAIVGFLVPITVIMHDFWTMDGQDRQNEQIHFLKNAGLIGAALLFLSVSVGTWPLAVGIGL; encoded by the coding sequence ATGGCGCTTCCAGCAGCCGTCTCAGATGTCGCCTTCCTGCTCGGTCGAGCGCTATTCGCGCTCGTAGTCGGATACCTCGCTGTCGGAAACCTGCTCGACCTCGAATCATCGGTCGGCTACGCCAAGAGCAAGGGGGCACCGCTGGCGTCGGTTACCGTGCCGTTGGGGAGTCTCGGGTTAGTCGTTGGGGCGCTTTCGGTGCTCTTCGGCGTCTACCCGACCCTCGGTGTCCTCGCAATCGTGGGCTTTCTCGTCCCGATTACGGTCATCATGCACGACTTCTGGACGATGGACGGCCAGGACCGACAGAACGAACAGATTCACTTCCTCAAGAACGCCGGCCTAATCGGTGCCGCTCTCCTGTTCCTGTCGGTTTCCGTCGGGACGTGGCCGCTGGCAGTCGGCATCGGGCTCTGA
- a CDS encoding glutathione S-transferase family protein, translating into MGRLVDGEWVTETERERDGQGFDAWIQSSGAHAPAFPAEPNRYHLYISRACPWAHRTALVRRLRGLEGVVSLDIVDPVRRDEGWEFTPSKRACTPDSIHGAEYLREVYTRTDPSYTGRVTVPVLYDTETETIVNNESADIARMLDEAFETHATRERKLYPESKRDEIDSIIDSIHRDINLGVYRAGFADTQPEYEAAVRDLFEALEQWDDTLGQRRYLLGEELTLADVFFFPTLYRFDSVYHTHFKCNVRRLRDFEHLFDYARDIYQTPDVAETCNTEHVKAHYYRSHDDINPTGFVPVGPEIGWEKPHDRGNIG; encoded by the coding sequence ATGGGCCGACTCGTCGACGGGGAGTGGGTGACGGAAACCGAACGAGAGCGTGACGGCCAAGGGTTCGATGCGTGGATTCAGTCGTCTGGAGCCCACGCTCCCGCCTTCCCTGCCGAACCGAATCGGTATCACCTATACATCTCTCGGGCCTGTCCGTGGGCGCACCGAACCGCGCTAGTGCGCCGCCTCAGGGGACTCGAAGGCGTGGTTTCTCTCGACATCGTTGACCCCGTTCGCCGGGACGAAGGATGGGAGTTCACCCCCTCGAAACGCGCGTGTACGCCCGACTCGATACACGGCGCCGAGTATCTCCGAGAGGTGTACACCCGGACGGACCCATCCTACACGGGTCGAGTCACGGTTCCCGTCCTCTACGATACCGAGACGGAAACAATCGTCAACAACGAGTCGGCGGACATCGCTCGGATGCTCGACGAAGCATTCGAAACCCACGCCACTCGAGAACGGAAACTCTACCCCGAGAGTAAACGCGACGAAATCGATAGCATCATCGACTCGATTCACCGTGACATCAATCTCGGAGTGTACAGAGCCGGATTCGCCGACACACAACCCGAATACGAGGCGGCCGTCCGGGACCTGTTCGAAGCACTCGAACAGTGGGACGACACTCTCGGTCAGCGTCGCTACCTCTTGGGGGAGGAACTGACACTTGCCGACGTGTTCTTCTTTCCGACCCTCTATCGGTTCGATTCGGTGTACCACACGCATTTCAAGTGTAACGTCCGGCGGCTCCGTGACTTCGAGCATCTCTTCGACTACGCTCGGGATATCTATCAGACGCCGGACGTCGCAGAGACGTGCAATACGGAACACGTCAAGGCTCACTACTACCGCAGCCACGATGACATCAACCCGACTGGGTTCGTCCCTGTCGGTCCCGAAATCGGCTGGGAGAAGCCACACGACCGAGGGAACATCGGTTAA
- a CDS encoding DsbA family oxidoreductase — translation MTAESDERPTITQFTDPMCTWCWGSEPVIRHLRVAYGNQIRIEYVMGGLIEDFDDFYDAANDISEPSEVGPHWLEASEAHGMPVDTAIFDEDPAQSTYPASVAYVAARQQDETLASRYLRRLREAYATQVRNVNRREEQVEIAASVGLDVDEFTAALDDGTARAEFEADLSRTRATGVRAFPTYEIDGPEGTRLAGGFQSFEELAAALTAVAPSLEQHSPPTVERFVADYGPVATREVAEVYELGDGKTRQTLRALADDGVVRCESRGNGLFWHSTTGGDS, via the coding sequence ATGACGGCAGAATCAGACGAACGGCCGACGATAACGCAGTTTACGGACCCGATGTGTACGTGGTGTTGGGGGTCCGAACCGGTCATCAGGCACCTTCGGGTTGCCTACGGGAACCAGATACGAATCGAGTACGTGATGGGTGGGCTCATCGAGGACTTCGACGATTTCTACGATGCAGCCAACGACATCTCCGAACCGAGCGAAGTCGGCCCACACTGGCTTGAGGCCTCGGAAGCACACGGAATGCCGGTCGATACGGCTATCTTCGATGAAGACCCCGCCCAGTCGACGTATCCCGCCAGTGTGGCCTACGTCGCCGCACGCCAGCAGGACGAAACACTGGCGAGCCGATACCTGCGACGGCTTCGTGAGGCCTACGCCACTCAGGTCCGGAACGTCAACCGCCGTGAGGAACAGGTCGAGATTGCGGCGTCGGTTGGACTCGATGTGGACGAGTTCACTGCGGCCCTAGACGACGGAACCGCTCGGGCGGAATTCGAGGCGGACCTCTCTCGGACCCGAGCAACCGGGGTTCGGGCGTTTCCGACCTACGAGATAGACGGGCCCGAGGGAACACGGCTGGCCGGCGGCTTCCAGTCCTTCGAGGAGTTGGCGGCTGCGTTGACGGCCGTCGCTCCATCACTGGAGCAACACTCTCCCCCGACAGTAGAGCGATTCGTCGCTGACTACGGTCCCGTTGCGACTCGGGAGGTCGCCGAAGTGTACGAACTCGGAGACGGTAAGACACGGCAGACGCTACGGGCCCTCGCTGACGACGGCGTCGTGCGCTGTGAGTCCCGTGGAAACGGCCTGTTTTGGCATTCGACCACTGGAGGTGATAGCTGA
- a CDS encoding citrate synthase/methylcitrate synthase, with protein MDGLHPGLEDISVAETRLSSIDGEAGELLIGGVPVEELAANATYEETVFLLLNDRLPTVEELKAFRSALASHRAIGEETRAVLRRAANEEKPPMDALRMGLSTASLGVEDETTQTAVRRVIAVVPTIVSTYWRYREDNDPIAPRSDLRHAENYLYMMTGDEPTQAAVRGLETYLNTVVDHGLNASTFTARVVVSAESDVVSAATAAVGTLKGPLHGGAPGPVLEMLEEVFETGGPEAYVRAKLDAGERLMGFGHRVYRVRDPRAEVLSTAAEQFYDAGGDAEFFAATKTFEDVATDLLAEHKPQRRLETNVEFYTAVLLAGVGVPKELFTTTFAVARVGGWMAHALEQLDDNKLVRPRSRYTGRSDRRWKPIDDR; from the coding sequence ATGGATGGCCTCCACCCCGGGCTCGAAGACATCTCGGTCGCCGAAACACGGCTCAGTTCCATCGACGGCGAGGCAGGCGAACTCCTCATCGGCGGCGTTCCGGTCGAGGAACTGGCAGCTAATGCGACCTACGAGGAAACCGTCTTCCTACTGTTGAACGACCGGCTGCCGACTGTCGAGGAACTGAAGGCGTTCCGGTCGGCGTTGGCGAGTCATCGTGCCATCGGCGAGGAGACACGAGCAGTCCTTCGACGAGCGGCCAACGAAGAGAAGCCGCCGATGGACGCCCTCAGGATGGGTCTCTCGACGGCCTCGCTCGGCGTTGAGGACGAAACTACCCAAACCGCAGTCCGGAGAGTCATCGCCGTCGTCCCGACCATCGTTTCGACGTACTGGCGATACCGGGAGGATAACGACCCGATTGCGCCCCGAAGCGACCTTCGACACGCTGAGAACTATCTGTACATGATGACCGGGGACGAGCCAACCCAGGCGGCGGTTCGTGGGCTCGAAACGTATCTCAACACGGTTGTCGACCACGGACTGAACGCCTCGACGTTCACCGCCCGAGTGGTGGTTTCGGCGGAATCCGACGTGGTGTCAGCGGCGACTGCGGCCGTCGGGACGCTGAAGGGACCGCTCCACGGCGGTGCTCCCGGCCCGGTCTTGGAGATGCTCGAAGAAGTGTTCGAAACGGGCGGTCCCGAAGCGTACGTGCGGGCGAAACTCGACGCCGGAGAGCGATTGATGGGGTTCGGACACCGAGTGTATCGGGTTCGGGACCCACGTGCCGAGGTGCTTTCGACAGCCGCCGAGCAGTTCTACGACGCGGGTGGTGACGCCGAGTTCTTCGCTGCGACGAAGACCTTCGAGGACGTGGCTACTGACCTGTTGGCCGAACACAAGCCGCAACGGCGACTGGAGACGAACGTCGAGTTCTATACTGCCGTGCTCCTTGCCGGTGTCGGCGTCCCGAAGGAGCTTTTCACGACGACGTTCGCCGTGGCGCGGGTCGGGGGATGGATGGCCCACGCGCTCGAACAGTTGGACGACAACAAACTCGTTCGGCCTCGGAGTCGCTACACGGGCCGGTCGGATCGACGGTGGAAACCGATTGACGACCGATAG
- a CDS encoding AzlD family protein, with protein sequence MIEASVVPVSIILGMAVLTYVTKAGGLWVLEQVELSDRAKSGLEALPGGIIIAILAPELLQGGPPEWAAAAVVLVVVRRTDSILLSIGTGIFTVLVLRRAVVVL encoded by the coding sequence ATGATTGAAGCCTCGGTTGTTCCCGTCTCGATTATCCTCGGGATGGCCGTCCTCACCTACGTGACGAAGGCAGGGGGACTCTGGGTCTTGGAGCAGGTAGAGCTATCCGACCGCGCGAAATCCGGGCTGGAAGCGTTACCCGGAGGTATCATCATCGCGATTCTCGCCCCGGAACTCCTCCAAGGAGGTCCACCAGAATGGGCTGCTGCAGCGGTTGTTCTCGTCGTCGTTCGCCGCACGGACAGTATCCTGTTGTCCATCGGCACCGGTATCTTCACCGTCCTCGTGCTCCGCAGGGCCGTCGTGGTACTCTGA
- a CDS encoding AzlC family ABC transporter permease encodes MTEYGNKTGREDDDHSSPELTFSLTGLYQGYLQCVPIALGVAGYGILFGVLARQAGLTPFEATLMSATVLAGAAQLIAVELWSSPVPAVAILLTTFIVNLRYVLMGAALRPWFSKLTPLQAYGSIFFTADENWALTIKELRDGNQQGAFLLGSGLAIWSFWVVATIVGSTAGGVIDDPSVYGLDFVLTAVFLTLVVGFWEGTETALSWSFAAGTAILGFMWLPGRWYILIGGLTASLIKVMRYD; translated from the coding sequence ATGACGGAGTACGGTAACAAGACCGGACGAGAGGACGATGACCACTCATCGCCAGAGCTGACCTTCTCGCTTACGGGGCTGTATCAGGGCTACCTACAGTGTGTCCCCATAGCGCTCGGGGTCGCAGGCTATGGAATCTTATTCGGCGTGTTGGCCCGGCAAGCGGGACTCACACCGTTCGAAGCGACCCTGATGAGTGCGACCGTACTCGCCGGTGCGGCACAGCTAATCGCCGTCGAACTGTGGAGTTCACCGGTGCCCGCGGTGGCGATACTCCTGACGACGTTCATCGTGAACCTCCGGTACGTCCTGATGGGTGCGGCGTTGCGGCCGTGGTTCAGCAAACTCACGCCGCTGCAGGCCTACGGGAGTATCTTCTTCACGGCCGACGAGAACTGGGCACTCACGATTAAGGAGCTGCGTGATGGCAATCAGCAGGGTGCCTTCCTCCTCGGAAGCGGCCTCGCTATCTGGTCGTTCTGGGTCGTGGCGACGATTGTGGGGTCGACGGCTGGAGGGGTCATCGACGACCCATCAGTGTACGGCCTGGATTTCGTTCTGACGGCCGTGTTTCTGACGCTCGTGGTCGGGTTTTGGGAAGGAACCGAAACCGCTCTTTCGTGGAGCTTCGCGGCGGGAACGGCGATACTGGGGTTCATGTGGCTCCCCGGACGGTGGTACATTTTGATTGGCGGACTCACAGCGAGTCTCATCAAGGTGATGCGGTATGATTGA
- a CDS encoding helix-turn-helix domain-containing protein, with product MTDPAGTDGAVHISLDLWYPDCWEIETTERFDVGMLGYGIYTTGERVSTLFTLHADTQAAIDSAIDYIAEYPYVHAVSEMNPTYRHATTPVPGNAMRDLLVDHDGRKQITNALMSRGFVCAGPIDIRDGREFWSLATNHDRETVQSKLDEVRDERDAEINVRKITNSTWQSGANALPTERLTQRQLEVFRLARDEGYYNYPKDASAREIAEELEISTSTLHEHLHKAEAILLGQNDER from the coding sequence ATGACCGACCCAGCTGGCACGGACGGCGCCGTCCACATCTCTCTGGATTTGTGGTATCCGGACTGTTGGGAAATCGAAACGACGGAGCGGTTCGACGTGGGTATGCTCGGGTACGGCATCTACACGACGGGGGAGCGAGTCAGCACGCTGTTCACGCTGCATGCCGACACGCAGGCGGCTATCGACTCGGCTATCGACTACATCGCGGAGTATCCGTACGTCCACGCCGTCTCAGAGATGAACCCGACATACCGACACGCGACCACCCCTGTACCGGGCAATGCCATGCGGGACCTGCTCGTCGACCACGACGGTCGGAAGCAGATTACCAACGCGTTGATGTCACGAGGGTTCGTCTGCGCCGGGCCAATCGACATCAGGGACGGCCGAGAATTTTGGTCGCTTGCCACGAACCACGACCGCGAAACAGTCCAGTCGAAACTCGATGAAGTGCGTGACGAGCGGGATGCGGAAATCAACGTCCGCAAAATCACGAACTCAACCTGGCAGTCGGGAGCCAACGCACTGCCGACCGAGCGGCTGACCCAGCGGCAACTCGAGGTGTTTCGCCTCGCTCGGGACGAGGGGTACTACAACTATCCGAAGGACGCTTCGGCGAGGGAAATCGCTGAGGAACTCGAAATTTCGACCTCGACACTCCACGAACACCTGCACAAGGCAGAGGCGATACTGCTCGGACAGAACGACGAACGGTGA
- a CDS encoding MFS transporter translates to MATQTGPSVSTASFTDQRSAIGCLIGAWLLSVVTQGYIIVPASVLPIITSEFSVSSSTAVWIVSATPGAWAVTNFLLGAGIDRYGDVRATVAATLTVAGASILSWWAGANGLFWLLLVARVIAGAGIGVIWTASANVVGQVFTHDTRGTALGLFTTSAPAGFALAQVVTPIVARSHAWAATFLIVALCAVAALVVFGVSLRFVQRQPRETSETAIQNFSQVLQSRPVRFGCVLAFAAYSLYLFMNSWMPTYLSQNFSISLGLSGLLASLFPAVGVVSRAGGGYLSDRVLGRRRLPVIKVSFLVALPVVLLIARTSSVRLIALLLVVSGFVIQLTFGVVYTYVQESVDLNVSGTALSLLGTAGISGAFTAPLVAGVLIDATDTYTSAFAYAAGIAVIGLVLAWFAPES, encoded by the coding sequence ATGGCAACCCAAACTGGTCCCTCGGTCTCGACTGCCAGTTTCACCGACCAGCGGAGCGCAATCGGGTGTCTCATCGGGGCTTGGCTGCTTTCGGTGGTCACTCAGGGATACATCATCGTCCCAGCGAGCGTGCTGCCGATTATCACGTCGGAGTTCAGCGTCTCCTCCTCAACTGCAGTCTGGATTGTTAGTGCGACGCCTGGAGCATGGGCGGTGACGAACTTCCTTCTGGGCGCCGGTATCGACAGGTACGGCGACGTGAGGGCGACGGTTGCCGCCACCCTCACCGTCGCTGGCGCATCGATACTCAGCTGGTGGGCCGGAGCGAACGGTCTGTTTTGGCTGCTCCTCGTGGCACGCGTCATCGCCGGTGCCGGTATCGGAGTCATCTGGACCGCATCGGCAAACGTCGTCGGGCAGGTGTTTACCCACGACACTCGGGGAACGGCGCTCGGACTGTTCACGACGAGTGCGCCCGCCGGGTTCGCTCTCGCCCAAGTCGTGACACCGATCGTCGCTCGGTCGCACGCTTGGGCGGCCACCTTCCTCATCGTAGCGCTGTGTGCCGTGGCTGCACTGGTAGTGTTCGGGGTATCGCTCCGGTTCGTTCAGCGACAGCCCCGGGAAACCTCCGAAACCGCGATTCAGAACTTCTCACAGGTGCTCCAATCACGACCCGTGCGATTCGGCTGTGTTCTGGCCTTCGCGGCCTACTCCCTGTACCTGTTTATGAACAGCTGGATGCCGACGTACTTGTCGCAGAACTTCAGCATCTCGCTGGGCCTCAGCGGCCTGCTAGCCTCGCTGTTTCCAGCAGTGGGCGTCGTTTCGCGTGCGGGCGGTGGCTACCTCTCAGACCGGGTGCTCGGGCGGCGCCGGCTACCAGTCATCAAGGTTTCGTTCTTGGTGGCCCTCCCCGTTGTACTCCTCATCGCTCGCACGTCGAGCGTTCGGCTGATTGCGCTCTTACTGGTCGTCTCCGGGTTCGTCATCCAACTCACCTTCGGGGTCGTGTACACCTACGTACAGGAGTCGGTGGACCTGAACGTGTCGGGGACCGCCCTCTCGTTGCTCGGAACCGCAGGTATCTCCGGAGCATTCACCGCGCCGCTGGTCGCGGGCGTATTAATCGACGCGACGGATACGTACACCAGCGCGTTCGCCTATGCGGCCGGAATCGCCGTGATAGGCCTCGTCCTTGCCTGGTTCGCCCCCGAATCGTAG
- a CDS encoding twitching motility protein PilT — MTTTDIPVEPSVLNTTVLSNFAYIDQLWVVAGLSGICTVPVVREELHTGVEDHLYLQSALDVLDAEIPVATVSDTVANREAVVSDHLDPGEAQAFALADAHDGRLLTDDGDARAFAKEQGVTVVGSVGVLLTAIDAGRISEETADYWLSTWIDSSIYCASCWGGSRA; from the coding sequence ATGACGACTACCGATATTCCAGTGGAGCCAAGCGTTCTCAATACGACCGTTCTCTCGAACTTTGCATACATTGACCAGTTGTGGGTAGTGGCCGGACTCTCGGGAATCTGTACGGTGCCGGTCGTTCGCGAAGAACTCCACACTGGTGTTGAGGATCATCTCTACCTCCAGTCAGCGCTGGACGTACTCGATGCGGAGATTCCAGTCGCGACAGTTTCGGACACTGTTGCAAACCGTGAAGCAGTCGTCAGTGACCATCTTGATCCCGGAGAAGCACAGGCATTTGCGCTTGCCGATGCACACGACGGTCGGTTACTGACAGACGACGGCGACGCAAGGGCATTCGCGAAAGAACAGGGCGTGACCGTTGTCGGTTCGGTCGGCGTCCTCCTGACCGCCATTGATGCTGGGCGGATTAGCGAGGAAACTGCGGATTATTGGCTCTCAACGTGGATTGATTCGTCAATCTACTGTGCTTCGTGCTGGGGAGGAAGCCGAGCGTAG
- a CDS encoding extracellular solute-binding protein produces MGTSRRSYIGASAAALFGGLAGCISNSDDGSNGSGDSETYTVGYGDFETEISASAFPDMLYFYCVQSGWMNWPTVMENFESAYGPAVHDDDRSSGEALQHMRSHSENMTHSGYNGGYTYGIVAKNDGFTQAYKPKGWDKVPDSLKTDDGHVTATRRVTTAVTYRQDIYEERGLDAPETWEDLLQPEIMQDLALQTPQAAVGLAAALSVNNARGGSMDDLQPVIDYYKEIQEGGAEFTDNFLAQFSSGEYSTFIRYDYSGLDLKYNNDEIAEENVGVALLGGENGNQGALNMPYGYALLEDAPNPEAGKLFMDYVLSLEGQQHFLDAYVRPIRSSEMDLPDEFIDSSEYERTEFQVDYNQLVEEQDSIIQEITRGASI; encoded by the coding sequence ATGGGAACCAGTCGAAGGTCCTACATCGGCGCATCGGCCGCAGCCCTCTTCGGTGGCCTCGCTGGCTGCATATCAAACAGCGATGACGGATCGAACGGCTCGGGTGACTCCGAGACCTACACAGTTGGGTACGGTGACTTCGAGACGGAGATTAGTGCCTCTGCGTTCCCCGACATGCTCTATTTTTACTGTGTACAGTCTGGATGGATGAACTGGCCGACAGTCATGGAGAACTTCGAGTCGGCGTACGGCCCAGCAGTCCACGACGACGACCGATCCTCCGGTGAAGCGCTCCAGCATATGCGCTCGCACTCGGAAAACATGACCCACTCCGGCTACAACGGCGGGTACACCTACGGGATCGTCGCCAAGAACGACGGCTTCACACAGGCCTACAAACCCAAGGGGTGGGACAAAGTCCCCGACTCGCTCAAAACCGACGACGGCCACGTCACTGCCACCCGACGGGTCACAACAGCTGTCACCTATCGGCAGGACATCTACGAGGAGCGTGGTCTCGACGCACCCGAAACGTGGGAGGACCTCCTCCAGCCCGAGATCATGCAAGACCTCGCGCTCCAGACCCCGCAAGCTGCGGTGGGTCTTGCCGCGGCACTCTCGGTCAACAACGCGCGTGGCGGCTCAATGGACGATCTGCAGCCAGTCATCGACTACTACAAGGAGATACAGGAAGGCGGCGCGGAGTTCACAGACAACTTCCTCGCGCAGTTCTCCAGCGGTGAATACTCGACGTTTATCCGGTATGACTACTCGGGACTCGATCTCAAGTACAACAACGACGAGATCGCCGAGGAGAACGTGGGTGTTGCGCTGCTGGGCGGCGAAAACGGGAATCAGGGGGCATTGAATATGCCCTACGGCTACGCCCTGCTGGAAGACGCCCCCAACCCGGAGGCGGGCAAACTGTTCATGGACTACGTCCTCTCCCTTGAGGGCCAACAGCACTTCCTCGACGCCTATGTCCGCCCGATTCGGTCCTCGGAGATGGATCTTCCCGACGAATTCATCGACAGCTCCGAGTACGAGCGAACGGAGTTCCAAGTCGATTACAATCAACTAGTCGAGGAGCAGGATTCCATCATCCAGGAGATTACCCGCGGTGCGAGCATCTGA